DNA sequence from the Actinomycetota bacterium genome:
TGCGTTGAAGCTCGTACACGACCTCCTGACGTTCCTCGGGGTCGAACGCTTGGCGCTGCTCCTCGTAAAGGGCGTCGTACGTGGGATTGCTCCAGCAGGTATCGCTCCAGAACCCGCATTCTTCCTCCGTGAACGTCGAGAGAAGGAAGTCGGGGTCGGGCCCCGTCGCCCAGCCGTACATGTACATGTCGAAGTCGCCGGCGTAGTAGTCCTCGAGCACGCTTGCGTTGTTCTTCGACTGGGTGTCGACCTCGATGCCGATGTCTCGAAGCCAGCTCTCGATGAACACTGCTGAACGGACCGAATCGCTGTCGCTTGAGACGACGTTCAGACGGAGCTCGAGCGGATTCCCGCCGCCCGGCATCTCTCGGACACCGTCGTTGTCAGTATCAACATAGCCAGCCTCGTCGAGGATCGCGTTCGCTTGTGGCGGGTCGAACCCGATGAACTCTTCCTCCGTCGGCTCGTAATGCCAGAACGTGTACGTTGGTCCGACGACAGTCGTGCCCGGTGTCGCATAGCCTCGCAGCACGCGGTCGATGAGCTCGTCCTTATCGATCGCGTAGGCGATCGCCCGCCGGACCTGCTCGTCCAGCAGCGCCGGGTGCCCCGTGGTCTTCTCGCCCTCGATCAGGTTGAAGTTGAGGTTGGCGAAGCTCGTTGCCGCACCGACGTGATCCGTCGTCGTTTCGACGGGCTGCAGGGAGTCGAACAGCTGTGCCGGGATCGTTTCTGCAAAATCGATGGTTCCTCGCCTCAGTGCCTGCACCATGGCCTCGTTGGTGTTGAACAGGCGAAAGACGATCTCGTCCTCTCGTGGCTCCTCCCCGAACCAATTCGGGTTGCGCTGCAGTCGCCAGAACTGTCCTTGCTCCCGTTCGACGAGCGTGAATGGGCCCGACACCACGGGGTTCGGGAAGTTCTTGAACCGGCTGGCCTCTTCGCCGGTCATGTCGCCCCAGACGTGCTCAGGCAGTACGAGGTAGTACTCGGCCTTTCCCGGCGCGAACGTCGGCTGTGACGTCTTCCACACGACCGTACGGTCGTCCGTTGCAGTGATGCTTTCAGTGAAGGGAAAGTCCGTTCTCTTGTTCCACGAAGGGATGTCCTTGTCGTACTCGATCAGGAAGTTCGCTGTGAACGCGAAGTCGTGAGCCGTCAGCGGCTCACCGTCGCTCCATTGGAGCCCATCGCGGAACGTAAACGTCCAAGTCAGGCCGTCCTCGCTCTGAGTCCAGGACTCGAGCAGGCCCGGAATGGGAGACAGGTCCTCTCGGTCCAACCAGAGCATCCCCGAGTACATGAAACTGAACGTCCATGCCTCGACGCCCGTGAGCGATCGAAGAGGGTTGGTCGTTCGGATG
Encoded proteins:
- a CDS encoding ABC transporter substrate-binding protein, which codes for MPGIARTFVAVVAWTLVAIVAVGGAAAQETSESASPSDDPLTITVGTTTDIRTTNPLRSLTGVEAWTFSFMYSGMLWLDREDLSPIPGLLESWTQSEDGLTWTFTFRDGLQWSDGEPLTAHDFAFTANFLIEYDKDIPSWNKRTDFPFTESITATDDRTVVWKTSQPTFAPGKAEYYLVLPEHVWGDMTGEEASRFKNFPNPVVSGPFTLVEREQGQFWRLQRNPNWFGEEPREDEIVFRLFNTNEAMVQALRRGTIDFAETIPAQLFDSLQPVETTTDHVGAATSFANLNFNLIEGEKTTGHPALLDEQVRRAIAYAIDKDELIDRVLRGYATPGTTVVGPTYTFWHYEPTEEEFIGFDPPQANAILDEAGYVDTDNDGVREMPGGGNPLELRLNVVSSDSDSVRSAVFIESWLRDIGIEVDTQSKNNASVLEDYYAGDFDMYMYGWATGPDPDFLLSTFTEEECGFWSDTCWSNPTYDALYEEQRQAFDPEERQEVVYELQRMIYTEVPEIVLWYYNNLQSYRADRWGGFVELGPDGDLFDQATPYSSWAIRPASEGSATGTAEGGLSGIVWVLIVGAIVLIGVGFVIARRRAEDRA